In the Cryptococcus neoformans var. neoformans JEC21 chromosome 1, complete sequence genome, one interval contains:
- a CDS encoding chaperone, putative, producing MDFSQFNGAEQAHMSKVIEKKQMQDFMRLYSGLVEKCFNACAQDFTSKALTTNETTCVQNCTDKFLKHSERVGARFAEHNAEQMQGAGQ from the exons ATGGACTTTTCACAATTCAACGGCGCCGAGCAGGCACACATGTCCAAGGTcatcgagaagaagcagatgCAGGACTTTATGCGTCTCTACTCCGGCCTCGTCGAAAAGTGCTTCAACGCCTGTGCCCAGGACTTTACCAGTAAAGCCCTCACCACCAACGAG ACCACCTGCGTCCAGAACTGCACCGACAAGTTTCTGAAGCACTCTGAACGGGTCGGCGCGAGGTTTGCAGAGCACAACGCCG AGCAAATGCAGGGCGCCGGACAGTAA
- a CDS encoding expressed protein, producing the protein MFKSLPQAIGLPFLSPAEDAQLKFKSSPAGIQRLAGPERIPPADTAYWAQWYSLFPSPHDVPPIVRPPDLRHALQHNPANLATLTTHLAHRLFTLVPDPRFPPAPDLCAHALSCLRVLGTVLAVVYEAEGDTPGDSFAATHLWARQKAPASSHSDTQFTLADSDDDDAELDAGARAFKATLGHPPAPASPISDPLTQPPDDTPRPQQPDEYLPSLAERLFSCAIDLLFCAGFTLPQSVNGEDEDDKINYVIWEKGVGSTIRIGSSPELDRNKTEVLRFLLILLSSPLYTPPSALHTTPNPPLFTLTHTLERRLVLSLLCSFLNTSLTRDPSSSAGGGIGIVGGLGKLGGFGGLGLRGGEERKALVRVCMAVLLVALDYKMEARVGPAGALEGGYAGTVMRGTGMGEGKEENAFRYFLSKLHRKEDFTFILDGILATLAEYHTSLTNGYLPGGVGVGKKDIGCLLQTYILLWRLVDLNKRFKAHLLEQPGKTVDLVVYILVTCLELKDDPAQNGLLRLLSYLLQTLSANEPFGKSLNQTIRIPVPARWGVTGSAVDFMIVSIYSIATTPGLNPLFPALTISIANISPYITNIGVQASARLLGLFKAFSAPNFLLGDEGHPRLVYYLLETFNSVLYYQLNANPNLVYAILRSHNDFQTLATFTLMSGLRDIKRRKFLRAAAAEKNGRPGSAATTNPSSTNSLFTRLGGGGGGGGRDNGITSDAEMIAEKAALLGLEPEEEDDVHLSGSQSQGQGEGQGQGQGHASTPSEGDVPSLSTTPTPTPNTTTATATPDYASNPPPPSRSMSEKARGKMRATESTTSLATTNTHPGGGGGGGGGGGGGQEERVEDDEEEEELMKIAAAGVGPNGYVPTQEWVSSWQKGLPLDPVLVAISELLPKIRETQPLVGAPSEKVFNILKDVELADVLPPAPPITPRRFQWSPASCIWLTSLLWGDIYVAGLTSIGSWKDTQVRLFGIKQAPVRGRGAQVGRVLKMMGVV; encoded by the exons atGTTCAAGTCCCTGCCACAGGCGATCGGGCTGCCGTTCCTCTCGCCGGCGGAGGACGCGCAGCTCAAGTTCAAGTCCTCCCCCGCGGGCATCCAGCGCCTCGCGGGCCCGGAGCGGATCCCCCCCGCGGACACGGCGTACTGGGCGCAGTGGTactccctcttcccctccccccaCGACGTCCCCCCCATCGTCCGCCCCCCCGACCTCCGCCACGCCCTCCAGCACAACCCCGCAAACCTCGCCACCCTCACCACCCACCTCGCACACCGCCTCTTCACCCTCGTCCCCGACCCCCGCTtcccccccgcccccgaCCTCTGCGCCCACGCCCTCAGCTGCCTCCGCGTCCTCGGCACCGTCCTCGCCGTCGTCTACGAGGCCGAGGGCGACACCCCCGGAGACAGCTTTGCCGCCACCCATCTCTGGGCCCGCCAGAAGGCCCCCGCCAGTTCCCACAGCGACACCCAGTTCACGCTCGCGGATtccgacgacgacgacgccGAGCTGGACGCCGGCGCGCGCGCATTCAAAGCCACCCTCGGCCACCCCCCCGCACCCGCGTCCCCGATCAGCGATCCCCTCACCCAGCCCCCCGACGACACCCCACGCCCACAGCAACCAGACGAATACCTCCCCTCTCTCGCCGAGCGTCTCTTCAGCTGCGCCATCGACCTCCTCTTTTGCGCCGGCTTCACCCTGCCCCAGAGCGTGAACggcgaggacgaggacgatAAAATCAAT TACGTCATCTGGGAAAAGGGGGTAGGCAGCACAATCCGGATAGGCTCCTCCCCCGAACTGGACCGCAACAAGACGGAAGTTTTAC gcttcctcctcatcctcctctcctccccgCTCTACACACCCCCCTCGGCCCTGCACACCACCCCCAACCCCCCGCTGTTCACCCTCACCCACACCCTCGAACGCCGGCTCgtcctttccctcctctgCTCGTTCCTCAACACCTCCCTCACCCGGGACCCATCGTCCTCGGCCGGCGGCGGGATAGGCATAGTCGGCGGGCTCGGCAAGCTCGGAGGGTTCGGCGGCTTGGGGCTCAGGGGAGGCGAGGAGCGAAAGGCGCTGGTGAGGGTTTGTATGGCCGTCCTGCTCGTCGCGCTCGATTACAAGATGGAGGCAAGAGTCGGCCCTGCCGGAGCGCTCGAAGGCGGGTATGCCGGAACGGTGATGAGAGGGACCgggatgggagaaggaaaggaggaaaacGCGTTTAGGTATTTCCTTTCCAAACTC CACCGCAAAGAAGACTTTACATTCATCCTCGATGGCATCCTCGCCACCCTCGCTGAATACCATACGTCGCTCACCAATGGCTATCTACCCGGCGGCGTCGGTGTTGGGAAAAAGGATATAGGGTGTCTGCTCCAAACGT ACATTCTTCTCTGGCGACTTGTCGACTTGAACAAGCGATTCAAAGCGCATCTCCTCGAACAACCGGGAAAGACGGTAGACTTGGTGGTGTATATCCTCGTAACATGCTTGGAATTGAAAGATGATCCCG CCCAAAACggcctcctccgcctcctctcCTACCTCCTCCAAACCCTCTCCGCCAACGAACCGTTTGGCAAATCGCTCAACCAGACCATCCGCATACCCGTCCCTGCAAGGTGGGGGGTGACCGGGAGCGCAGTTGATTTCATGATTGTT TCGATATACTCTATAGCAACCACCCCGGGCCTGAACCCGCTCTTCCCAGcactcaccatctccatcgccAACATCTCCCCTTACATCACCAACATTGGCGTCCAAGCTTCGGCCAGGTTGTTGGGTCTGTTTAAAGCGTTTTCAGCACCGAATTTCTTGTTGGGTGATGAAGGTCACCCGAGGCTGGTTTATTATCT ACTCGAAACATTCAACTCGGTGCTGTACTACCAACTGAACGCGAACCCGAACCTCGTATACGCCATCCTCCGATCGCACAATGATTTCCAGACCCTCGCCACGTTTACGTTGATGTCCGGTCTGAGGGATATCAAGCGCAGAAAGTTTTTGCgcgctgctgctg cggagaagaatgggCGTCCTGGTTCTGCCGCCACGACCAatccctcctccaccaacaGTCTTTTCACTCGACTAGGCGGGGGTGGGGGCGGGGGTGGACGGGACAATGGGATCACCTCGGATGCGGAGATGATTGCTGAAAAAGCCGCATTGTTGGGTCTTGAaccggaagaagaggatgatgtgcATCTCTCCGGAAGCCAGAGCCAGGGCCAAGGCGAGGGCCAGGGCCAAGGACAAGGGCATGCGAGCACCCCAAGCGAGGGCGACGTACCATCCCTATCCACCACTCCTACCCCTACCCCCAACACTaccaccgccaccgccaCGCCAGACTACGCTTCCAACCCCCCGCCTCCATCACGCAGCATGTCTGAGAAAGCACGGGGCAAGATGCGCGCAACAGAATCAACCACCTCCCTCGCCACTACCAACACCCACCccggcggcggcggcggcggcggcggtggcggtggcggcggtcaggaagaaagagtggaagacgatgaagaagaagaagaattgatGAAGATTGCGGCAGCGGGAGTGGGGCCGAATGGGTATGTCCCCACGCAGGAATGGGTTTCCAGCTGGCAAAAGGG CCTCCCGCTCGATCCCGTCCTCGTCGCCATCTCTGAACTGCTACCAAAGATCCGAGAAACCCAACCGCTCGTTGGCGCGCCTAGTGAAAAAGTGttcaacatcctcaaagacGTCGAGCTCGCAGACGTCTTGCCGCCTGCACCGCCCATTACCCCTAGACGGTTCCAA TGGTCGCCCGCATCATGTATCTGGCTcacctctcttctctggGGGGATATCTACGTCGCAGGCCTGACAAGTATCGGCTCATGGAAGGATACCCAAGTGAGGTTGTTTGGGATCAAGCAGGCGCCTGTGAGGGGACGCGGCGCGCAAGTGGGCAGGGTTTTGAAAATGATGGGTGTTGTTTAA
- a CDS encoding adenosylmethionine decarboxylase, putative, with protein MTAELTPSIEEQALTSPGPFEGPEKLLEVWFAPSIEELPSAEEVEGKVAGGLNARPAKENGEWQGLRKVPREVWEEMLDIVKCKVLSMVEGDDLDAYLLSESSLFVAPHVLILKTCGTTLNLLGLYRIIEIAREYCGFNNVWRCFYSRKSFFFPERQQGPHRDWRDEVQFLDSVFGTAGAAYTVGPMNRDHWLLYLTTPNSQPILPSDPKPCTLSLPAPSPSSSIPTFSSSSTVTYQDTTLEILMTHLSPSARAPFFHDSDSFSSPSTTPGHVLGEAISHKLGIDALFSKDETTLDSFGFDPCGYSANAVIGSGLPVSGKGGKEGGGYFTIHVTPEEGWSYASFECNVPLPFSSSSSPGALAKRPDLQTLIRNVVNIFQPSRLSITLFVSTPPSSSGPGSSEAEVKAWNSFGTDLLGNEFVRKDRIGYEFDGYDLVFACFEKKGWVESQLALGSETKKSL; from the exons ATGACCGCCGAGCTCACTCCTTCCATCGAAGAACAGGCACTCACTTCTCCGGGCCCATTTGAAGGTCCCGAAAAGCTTTTGGAAGTATGGTTCGCCCCTTCTATAGAAGAGTTGCCTTCCGctgaggaggttgaggggaAAGTTGCCGGCGGGTTGAATGCGCGTCCTGCAAAggaaaatggagaatggCAGGGCTTGAGGAAGGTGCCGAGAGAGGTCTGGGAGGAGATGTTGGATATTGTAAAGTGCAAGGTTTTGAGTATGGTAGAAGGCGATGATTTGGATGCTTACCTCTTATC GGAATCATCACTCTTCGTCGCTCCTCATGTGCTTATCCTCAAGACATGCGGCACcaccctcaaccttctcggTCTTTATCGTATCATTGAAATTGCGCGTGAATACTGTGGATTCAACAATGTGTGGAGGTGCTTTTATTCGAGAAAGAGTTTTTTCTTCCCAGAGAGGCAACAAGGTCCTCATAGGGATTGGAGAGATGAAGTGCAGTTTTTGGACAGCGTCTTTG GAACGGCGGGTGCAGCGTATACTGTTGGTCCTATGAACAGGGACCATTGGCTCTTATACCTCACGACACCCAACTCCCAACCTATCCTCCCGTCCGACCCCAAACCTTGcactctttctctccctgcgccttccccttcttcttctattcctacattctcctcgtcttctaCCGTCACGTACCAAGACACTACCCTCGAAATCCTCATGacccatctctctccctctgcCCGTGCTCCCTTTTTCCACGACTCGgactccttctcctctccctcgaCCACCCCGGGCCATGTCCTTGGTGAGGCCATTTCCCACAAGCTTGGGATTGATGCCCTTTTCTCAAAGGACGAGACCACCTTGGATTCGTTTGGGTTTGATCCATGTGGGTATAGCGCAAATGCGGTGATTGGGAGTGGACTGCCTGTTTCGGGCAAGGGCGGCAAGGAAGGCGGGGGTTACTTTACGATTCATGTGACTcctgaagaaggatggtcATATGCTTCGTTCGAGTGCAACGTCCCTCTGccattctcctcttcgtcttccccGGGAGCCCTCGCCAAGAGACCAGACTTGCAAACACTTATCCGTAACGTCGtcaacatcttccaacCCTCCCGTCTCTCCATCACTCTTTTCGTCTCCAcgcctccatcatcctctggCCCTGGCTCGAGCGAAgcagaagtcaaagcttGGAACTCATTCGGAACGGACCTGTTGGGTAACGAGTTTGTGCGCAAGGACAGGATAGGGTACGAGTTTGATGGGTATGATTTGGTGTTTGCTTgttttgagaagaagggttgggTGGAATCACAGTTGGCGTTGGGTTCGGAGACCAAGAAGAGTTTATGA
- a CDS encoding holocytochrome-c synthase, putative, with the protein MWPFSSSAAPSTAPAQAQQHPSAAASADQCPVDHTTRQAWLANNPSTPHPFHPPTSEGSSSSASAGLSQSRVISSIPRGSTPSSPSPAPPASASASASAAAGPSSGPSSFTADAGSGHAQPQQDANGNWVYPSEQQFFNAMLRKKHNPHPQDMRTIVPIHNAVNEKAWEEILKWECHWPSERCGGPRLVSFVGRPKERTPKAWVKTALGYTPPFDRHDWIVDRCGTHVRYVIDFYTGRQTEGPGKMAFYLDVRPAVDDWEGIKTRVKGWWS; encoded by the exons ATGTGgccattctcttcctccgctgCTCCTTCCACTGCTCCAGCACAAGCTCAGCAACATCCTTCCGCAGCAGCTTCTGCGGATCAGTGTCCGGTGGATCACACCACTCGCCAAGCATGGCTCGCGAACAATCCATCCAcacctcatcctttccacccgCCTACTTCTGAAGgatcttcatcgtctgcTTCTGCAGGGCTTTCGCAGTCAAGGGTTATTTCTTCTATACCCAGAGGGTCGacaccctcttctccttctcccgctcctcctgcttctgcctccgcctccgcctccgccgccgccggaCCTTCATCAGGCCCAAGCAGTTTCACTGCTGATGCTGGATCGGGCCATGCTCAACCGCAGCAAGATGCGAATGGCAACTGGGTCTATCCTTCTGAACAACAGTTCTTTAACGCCATGCTCCGTAAAAAACATAATCCCCATCCGCAAGATATGCGGACCATCGTGCCGATTCATAATGCGGTAAACGAAAAGGCTTGGGAGGAGATTTTGAAGTGGGAATGTCATTGGCCGAGTGAGAGATGTGGAGGACCGAGGCTGGTCAGTTTTGTGGGGAGACCGAAGGAGAGAACACCCAAGGCTTGGGTGAAGACGGCTTTGGG CTACACACCACCATTCGACAGACACGATTGGATAGTAGACCGGTGTGGAACCCATGTCCGCTACGTTATTGATTTCTACACTGGTCGACAGACGGAAGGTCCCGGGAAGATGGCTTTTTACCTGGATGTGAGGCCGGCGGTCGATGACTGGGAAGGGATCAAGACGAGGGTTAAGGGGTGGTGGAGCTGA
- a CDS encoding expressed protein, whose translation MPYMYERPVGQQIKQRREEEARGRTEMELFKLLNGEQAGEVATFGNEAPADGMEVDNALYGGHQPSSINDRLLPAGFDTTNYSSNADWMYDAEARAAAEYSKQVAAQQAAIGTQQSKAYLFEREFPDPVNYHAQRSVWSPPRAEVPTWSNYEPAYRAPAVPARYVQLPERPITPHDTYRYPASHAEHIYVAPPAPVEPSADAINGAFAFWYAQQVIHLLIVPGQFRAGTGGASDEEWGPAGREKDSYMRVGVLPPDYSRNWGRMGMTTPPSAPLAHQLSARRPEYEVRDPWNVAWAHSVKPTATFVSFILDMIQRMTISPSALVAGIWFLAGLGLHEGDGVKGTKLRQFLREQVSCEPEAVEKRVAMLGLILAGKWLDDNSFLTKSWTEVTSVPISQIDAMERLALADFNFSLYVPVPSWVDHVNKLFTALDLKRHRDEVDSIIHPILDRMAKEAHEVELTDPAAHAVQTYSKPVIDCRSSSDEIPAAADQATSRDWVSFASSYAHDQKLANSRWSARGSEDDVELERAERNVEMLLNDEDMDEVEQEVLEQDEDEEEFLEYDGAKKWLPTASEMRRSTSGTDAREQKAFALQAPRQDSRVQVSAPTQVPVTSFVRARSTTPTASQTFAGRPRAHGDWNAPTAANKRWHHAHNPFGFPVYLDPSCCQKIERKRTPINRHSSSYRPGYPSYAHTAVGAQIEPGMSIMREPASAVSEFGFMGGGGASMCGPKRWATAARW comes from the exons ATGCCCTACATGTACGAGAGGCCCGTTGGGCAACAAATTAAGCAGcggcgagaagaggaggccAGGGGAAGAACCGAGATGGAGCTTTTCAAGTTGTTGAACGGCGAGCAGGCAGGTGAAGTAGCGACCTTTGGAAACGAGGCGCCTGCCGACGGAATGGAGGTTGAC AACGCTCTGTACGGGGGACACCAGCCTAGCAGTATTAACgaccgtcttcttcctgccGGCTTTGACACCACCAACTATTCATCCAACGCCGACTGGATGTACGACGCCGAGGCCAGGGCTGCAGCCGAGTACTCCAAGCAAGTTGCGGCGCAACAGGCTGCAATCGGCACCCAGCAGAGCAAGGCTTATCTCTTTGAGCGCGAGTTCCCGGATCCCGTTAATTACCACGCCCAACGCTCTGTGTGGTCCCCTCCTCGCGCCGAAGTCCCTACCTGGTCCAACTATGAGCCCGCTTATCGAGCTCCTGCTGTTCCAGCGCGGTACGTCCAGCTTCCTGAGAGGCCTATTACTCCTCACGACACTTACCGCTACCCCGCCAGCCATGCCGAGCATATTTATGTAGCACCCCCTGCGCCTGTCGAGCCTAGCGCCGACGCCATCAACGGAGCTTTCGCCTTCTGGTACGCTCAGCAGGTTattcatcttctcatcgTCCCTGGTCAGTTCCGAGCTGGTACAGGTGGTGCttctgatgaagagtggGGTCCCGCTGGACGTGAAAAGGACTCTTACATGAGAGTCGgtgttcttcctcctgacTACTCTAGGAACTGGGGGCGAATGGGTATGACTACTCCTCCCTCTGCTCCCCTTGCGCACCAACTTTCTGCTCGTCGACCCGAGTACGAAGTTCGTGACCCCTGGAACGTCGCCTGGGCTCATTCTGTCAAGCCTACCGCCACTTTTGTCAGCTTCATCCTGGACATGATTCAGCGTATGACCATCTCTCCTAGCGCTCTTGTTGCCGGTATTTGGTTCCTTGCTGGTTTGGGATTGCACGAAGGGGATGGTGTCAAGGGTACCAAACTGAGACAGTTTTTGAGAGAGCAAGTTTCTTGCGAGCCTGAAGCtgttgagaagagggtTGCTATGTTGGGTTTGATTTTGGCTGGGAAGTGGTTGGATGACAACTCGTTCCTGACCAAGTCATG GACTGAGGTTACTTCTGTTCCCATTTCTCAAATCGACGCGATGGAGCGTCTAGCTCTTGCTGATTTCAACTTTTCTCTTTACGTTCCCGTCCCATCTTGGGTCGATCATGTCAACAAGCTTTTCACCGCTCTCGACCTTAAGCGTCACCGGGATGAAGTTGACTCGATCATCCATCCCATCCTTGACAGGATGGCCAAGGAGGCTCATGAGGTCGAGCTTACCGATCCTGCTGCTCACGCTGTGCAAACCTACTCCAAGCCCGTCATTGATTgtcgttcttcttcggaCGAGATTcccgccgccgccgacCAAGCTACCTCGCGCGACTGGGTCTCTTTCGCCAGCTCTTATGCCCACGACCAGAAACTCGCCAACTCTCGCTGGTCTGCCCGTGGgagtgaggatgatgttgaaCTTGAGCGTGCCGAGAGGAATGTTGAAATGTTGTTGAACGATGAGGATATGGACGAGGTCGAGCAAGAGGTCTTGGAgcaggatgaagatgaagaagagttttTGGAGTATGACGGAGCGAAGAAGTGGTTGCCTACTGCGTCCGAGATGAGGCGATCTACTTCTGGTACTGATGCTCGTGAGCAGAAGGCTTTTGCGTTACAGGCACCCCGACAGGATTCTCGAGTCCAGGTCTCAGCGCCTACTCAAGTTCCTGTTACCTCTTTTGTCCGCGCCCGTTCCACCACCCCCACGGCTTCGCAAACCTTTGCTGGTCGTCCCCGTGCCCACGGCGACTGGAACGCGCCTACCGCCGCCAACAAAAGGTGGCACCACGCTCACAACCCGTTCGGTTTCCCAGTCTACCTCGATCCTAGCTGCTGTCAGAAGATTGAGCGCAAGCGAACACCCATCAATCGCCACTCATCTTCTTACCGACCTGGCTATCCCTCTTACGCCCATACCGCTGTCGGTGCCCAGATTGAACCAGGAATGTCTATCATGCGTGAGCCGGCCTCGGCGGTGTCAGAGTTTGGGTTTATGGGTGGCGGAGGCGCGTCGATGTGTGGACCTAAACGGTGGGCTACCGCTGCTAGGTGGTAA
- a CDS encoding expressed protein produces MPYMYERPVGQQIKQRREEEARGRTEMELFKLLNGEQAGEVATFGNEAPADGMEVDNALYGGHQPSSINDRLLPAGFDTTNYSSNADWMYDAEARAAAEYSKQVAAQQAAIGTQQSKAYLFEREFPDPVNYHAQRSVWSPPRAEVPTWSNYEPAYRAPAVPARYVQLPERPITPHDTYRYPASHAEHIYVAPPAPVEPSADAINGAFAFWYAQQVIHLLIVPGQFRAGTGGASDEEWGPAGREKDSYMRVGVLPPDYSRNWGRMGMTTPPSAPLAHQLSARRPEYEVRDPWNVAWAHSVKPTATFVSFILDMIQRMTISPSALVAGIWFLAGLGLHEGDGVKGTKLRQFLREQVSCEPEAVEKRVAMLGLILAGKWLDDNSFLTKSWTEVTSVPISQIDAMERLALADFNFSLYVPVPSWVDHVNKLFTALDLKRHRDEVDSIIHPILDRMAKEAHEVELTDPAAHAVQTYSKPVIDCRSSSDEIPAAADQATSRDWVSFASSYAHDQKLANSRWSARGSEDDVELERAERNVEMLLNDEDMDEVEQEVLEQDEDEEEFLEYDGAKKWLPTASEMRRSTSGTDAREQKAFALQAPRQDSRVQVSAPTQVPVTSFVRARSTTPTASQTFAGRPRAHGDWNAPTAANKRWHHAHNPFGFPVYLDPSCCQKIERKRTPINRHSSSYRPGYPSYAHTAVGAQIEPGMSIMREPASAVSEFGFMGGGGASMCGPKRSRRFDAAHPYSSFAAAGH; encoded by the exons ATGCCCTACATGTACGAGAGGCCCGTTGGGCAACAAATTAAGCAGcggcgagaagaggaggccAGGGGAAGAACCGAGATGGAGCTTTTCAAGTTGTTGAACGGCGAGCAGGCAGGTGAAGTAGCGACCTTTGGAAACGAGGCGCCTGCCGACGGAATGGAGGTTGAC AACGCTCTGTACGGGGGACACCAGCCTAGCAGTATTAACgaccgtcttcttcctgccGGCTTTGACACCACCAACTATTCATCCAACGCCGACTGGATGTACGACGCCGAGGCCAGGGCTGCAGCCGAGTACTCCAAGCAAGTTGCGGCGCAACAGGCTGCAATCGGCACCCAGCAGAGCAAGGCTTATCTCTTTGAGCGCGAGTTCCCGGATCCCGTTAATTACCACGCCCAACGCTCTGTGTGGTCCCCTCCTCGCGCCGAAGTCCCTACCTGGTCCAACTATGAGCCCGCTTATCGAGCTCCTGCTGTTCCAGCGCGGTACGTCCAGCTTCCTGAGAGGCCTATTACTCCTCACGACACTTACCGCTACCCCGCCAGCCATGCCGAGCATATTTATGTAGCACCCCCTGCGCCTGTCGAGCCTAGCGCCGACGCCATCAACGGAGCTTTCGCCTTCTGGTACGCTCAGCAGGTTattcatcttctcatcgTCCCTGGTCAGTTCCGAGCTGGTACAGGTGGTGCttctgatgaagagtggGGTCCCGCTGGACGTGAAAAGGACTCTTACATGAGAGTCGgtgttcttcctcctgacTACTCTAGGAACTGGGGGCGAATGGGTATGACTACTCCTCCCTCTGCTCCCCTTGCGCACCAACTTTCTGCTCGTCGACCCGAGTACGAAGTTCGTGACCCCTGGAACGTCGCCTGGGCTCATTCTGTCAAGCCTACCGCCACTTTTGTCAGCTTCATCCTGGACATGATTCAGCGTATGACCATCTCTCCTAGCGCTCTTGTTGCCGGTATTTGGTTCCTTGCTGGTTTGGGATTGCACGAAGGGGATGGTGTCAAGGGTACCAAACTGAGACAGTTTTTGAGAGAGCAAGTTTCTTGCGAGCCTGAAGCtgttgagaagagggtTGCTATGTTGGGTTTGATTTTGGCTGGGAAGTGGTTGGATGACAACTCGTTCCTGACCAAGTCATG GACTGAGGTTACTTCTGTTCCCATTTCTCAAATCGACGCGATGGAGCGTCTAGCTCTTGCTGATTTCAACTTTTCTCTTTACGTTCCCGTCCCATCTTGGGTCGATCATGTCAACAAGCTTTTCACCGCTCTCGACCTTAAGCGTCACCGGGATGAAGTTGACTCGATCATCCATCCCATCCTTGACAGGATGGCCAAGGAGGCTCATGAGGTCGAGCTTACCGATCCTGCTGCTCACGCTGTGCAAACCTACTCCAAGCCCGTCATTGATTgtcgttcttcttcggaCGAGATTcccgccgccgccgacCAAGCTACCTCGCGCGACTGGGTCTCTTTCGCCAGCTCTTATGCCCACGACCAGAAACTCGCCAACTCTCGCTGGTCTGCCCGTGGgagtgaggatgatgttgaaCTTGAGCGTGCCGAGAGGAATGTTGAAATGTTGTTGAACGATGAGGATATGGACGAGGTCGAGCAAGAGGTCTTGGAgcaggatgaagatgaagaagagttttTGGAGTATGACGGAGCGAAGAAGTGGTTGCCTACTGCGTCCGAGATGAGGCGATCTACTTCTGGTACTGATGCTCGTGAGCAGAAGGCTTTTGCGTTACAGGCACCCCGACAGGATTCTCGAGTCCAGGTCTCAGCGCCTACTCAAGTTCCTGTTACCTCTTTTGTCCGCGCCCGTTCCACCACCCCCACGGCTTCGCAAACCTTTGCTGGTCGTCCCCGTGCCCACGGCGACTGGAACGCGCCTACCGCCGCCAACAAAAGGTGGCACCACGCTCACAACCCGTTCGGTTTCCCAGTCTACCTCGATCCTAGCTGCTGTCAGAAGATTGAGCGCAAGCGAACACCCATCAATCGCCACTCATCTTCTTACCGACCTGGCTATCCCTCTTACGCCCATACCGCTGTCGGTGCCCAGATTGAACCAGGAATGTCTATCATGCGTGAGCCGGCCTCGGCGGTGTCAGAGTTTGGGTTTATGGGTGGCGGAGGCGCGTCGATGTGTGGACCTAAACG ATCACGTCGATTTGATGCGGCGCATCCATATAGCTCTTTCGCGGCTGCCGGCCATTAA